In Pseudothermotoga hypogea DSM 11164 = NBRC 106472, the following are encoded in one genomic region:
- a CDS encoding efflux RND transporter periplasmic adaptor subunit, translated as MRRTRWIVMTLFVILFFAACSRNTAQTSTVQVSEYVVSKTNLTDTITLSGTVQAREYADIKSLVSGIVKKVNVSKGDTVKAGDVIAELDDTEYRLAYIKALQNYETAKNSGSKLLIQQREIELELAKRDLENCKLLSPIDGVVISIDVKQGDLVSSGKTIARIVNLEKLYVSASVDEVDYSRIALGQVATVSFDAIEGLTVGARVTYISSEAQTSQGIVVVPIELDLLSVDVPQLRSTLSQAGIDPTQFQQRLQQLRTQGNLAQMPQRQLQSGSQNQSTRIIPGLSCEVNIVTMSKENVLAVPINAVKFSSGKAYVTVKKSDGSTEEREISVGVRTNNFYEVVSGLQEGEVVLVTGRTTTTNRTQQMPVPGANIMFRP; from the coding sequence GTGCGCAGAACACGTTGGATAGTGATGACTTTGTTCGTGATTCTGTTCTTCGCCGCGTGTAGTAGAAACACCGCACAGACCAGCACCGTTCAAGTGAGCGAATATGTTGTTTCGAAAACGAACCTGACGGATACGATAACGCTCTCCGGGACCGTTCAGGCAAGGGAATACGCTGACATCAAATCGCTCGTTTCCGGTATCGTGAAAAAAGTGAACGTGTCGAAGGGTGATACCGTCAAGGCGGGAGACGTGATCGCCGAACTCGATGATACAGAGTACAGACTCGCCTACATCAAGGCTCTTCAAAACTACGAGACAGCGAAGAACTCTGGTTCGAAACTCTTGATTCAGCAGCGTGAAATCGAGCTCGAACTGGCCAAAAGAGACCTTGAGAACTGCAAACTGCTCAGTCCCATCGATGGTGTGGTGATTTCGATCGACGTCAAGCAAGGTGATCTGGTAAGTTCTGGAAAAACCATCGCCAGGATCGTGAACCTCGAAAAACTCTACGTTTCCGCCTCGGTGGACGAGGTGGATTATTCGAGGATCGCTTTAGGACAGGTTGCGACGGTCAGTTTCGATGCGATAGAAGGCCTCACAGTTGGAGCAAGGGTAACGTACATCTCGAGTGAGGCACAAACATCTCAGGGCATCGTTGTCGTGCCTATAGAACTGGACTTGTTGAGCGTGGATGTTCCACAGTTGAGAAGCACACTGAGTCAAGCTGGAATCGATCCAACTCAGTTCCAGCAAAGATTGCAACAGCTTCGAACTCAAGGTAACTTGGCACAAATGCCTCAGAGACAGCTGCAGAGCGGATCACAGAATCAGAGCACCAGGATCATACCTGGACTTTCGTGCGAAGTGAACATCGTCACCATGAGCAAAGAAAACGTTCTGGCCGTGCCGATCAACGCGGTGAAGTTCAGCTCTGGAAAGGCTTATGTCACCGTGAAGAAGTCGGACGGTTCCACGGAGGAGAGGGAGATAAGCGTCGGAGTGAGAACGAACAACTTTTACGAGGTTGTCAGTGGCCTTCAAGAAGGCGAAGTGGTGCTGGTGACCGGTAGAACAACCACGACGAACAGAACTCAACAGATGCCTGTGCCCGGCGCCAACATCATGTTCAGACCGTGA
- a CDS encoding TolC family protein — MLRRVLLLLLLPVFALASFLDEVQNNLRTDASYLSAKLSYEEAVFQVQKDKSVLIPYVSLDKFNFNTSISESTVTYVVNVPFSITFSNVAGFNFSISNSWKYSSSDDRWSDSGWTISVSRSLFSNFDLDQLQNQRNLFDVSWKLLSAKNSVFVNVANDVFNSFYYTRKLQITSRRLQLLNDQVEELRKVYEVGGVAFEDIVNTQKQLQNLVLQLEKISQAKFSVSKDYPQTMLDEMMNRLCELTSKLPTEQEAIEAIKARYDVQASYIALEIARRQNERAYQTWLPNPILSAGMTFKEDGYSVSLGFSFSYNLIDRGERSYSYKSVQDKLNLQRASYEDKLRSLEKAVKDTYASIRIAEVSKQLAELDLELKKMNLDRLSKKKEFVSAHDLETATLDVEEAELELFKSEFDLLMNKVNLLMILGIDLIEFSGGA, encoded by the coding sequence ATGCTAAGGAGAGTGCTTTTGCTTTTGCTGTTGCCTGTCTTCGCGCTGGCTTCGTTTCTTGACGAGGTTCAGAATAACCTGCGAACGGATGCAAGCTATCTTTCTGCGAAGCTTTCCTACGAGGAAGCGGTGTTTCAGGTTCAAAAAGACAAGAGTGTACTCATACCTTACGTTTCCTTAGACAAGTTCAATTTCAACACCTCGATCTCGGAGAGCACGGTGACTTACGTTGTGAACGTGCCGTTCTCAATAACTTTTTCAAACGTCGCGGGGTTCAATTTCTCCATCTCCAACAGTTGGAAGTATTCTTCTTCAGACGACAGATGGAGCGATTCTGGTTGGACCATTTCTGTTTCGAGGAGTCTGTTTTCAAACTTCGATCTGGACCAGTTGCAAAACCAGAGGAACCTCTTCGATGTCAGCTGGAAGCTTCTGTCGGCGAAGAACAGCGTTTTTGTGAACGTGGCGAACGACGTGTTCAACAGTTTTTATTACACCAGGAAACTTCAGATCACTTCCAGAAGGCTTCAGCTCCTGAACGATCAGGTGGAAGAACTGAGGAAAGTCTACGAAGTCGGTGGCGTTGCCTTCGAGGACATCGTGAACACGCAAAAGCAACTGCAGAACCTTGTCTTGCAACTGGAAAAGATCAGTCAGGCCAAGTTCAGTGTTTCGAAGGACTATCCTCAAACCATGTTGGATGAGATGATGAACCGTCTGTGCGAACTGACGTCCAAACTTCCGACCGAACAAGAAGCGATCGAAGCGATCAAGGCACGCTACGACGTTCAAGCTTCCTACATAGCCTTGGAGATCGCCAGAAGACAGAATGAGAGGGCTTATCAAACGTGGTTGCCGAATCCAATTTTGAGCGCAGGGATGACGTTCAAAGAAGATGGTTATTCCGTCTCACTCGGCTTTTCCTTCAGTTACAACTTGATCGACAGGGGCGAAAGATCGTACAGTTACAAAAGCGTTCAAGACAAGTTGAACCTGCAACGCGCGAGCTACGAAGATAAATTGCGAAGTCTGGAAAAAGCCGTGAAAGACACGTACGCATCGATAAGAATTGCCGAGGTCTCAAAACAGCTCGCCGAACTCGACTTGGAACTGAAGAAAATGAACCTGGACAGGCTGAGCAAGAAGAAAGAGTTCGTTTCAGCACATGACCTTGAGACGGCTACACTCGACGTTGAGGAAGCTGAACTCGAGTTGTTCAAGAGTGAGTTCGACCTTCTCATGAACAAGGTGAACCTTTTGATGATTCTCGGGATCGACCTGATCGAATTTTCAGGAGGTGCTTGA